From the genome of Thermogutta terrifontis, one region includes:
- a CDS encoding HD family phosphohydrolase → MPTKWELAWNRLRRTEVGLRAVLGLVAVTLLTVSIHGMLPPQPERPGNLAIDARYGLPAGTLHWHLLRGSESEAAESEEGLPPGRVAWFHAVEQFIAVWLLMAGLLGVVALYLFFRERRVLVKLHSLTSVLVLLVVTVTLAQWLAREVPYAELIPMIIFGQTLAVAYHRELALLFAGVMIVAVVLGTGMEVGAVLLWGAVVAWAILQLDSIRTRTKLLYVSMGAAVVGVAVRLLVALLNRVPVDAVLLAELGRLALACVVSGFLMEGLLPFVERFFGVLTDMSLLELSDLSHPLLRELARRAPSTYNHSINVGALAEAAAESIGARGLLVRVGAYFHDIGKMLKPGYFIENQADAPSKHETLEPTMSSLVIIAHVKDGADLARQHHLPELIIDFIEQHHGTTLVEYFYERARGKQESQPEAPKVDENNFRYPGPRPQTKEAAVLMLADAVESAVRSLKDPAPSRIEAVVRDIAEKKLHEGQFDDTNLTLRELRTIEDSLIKSLVAMYHGRIKYPERRTEDRKETERRSESVTAPHRQQATARANGNNSPKNSGGGDTSNAAVSPAGGQTGSPSENG, encoded by the coding sequence GTGCCCACTAAATGGGAGCTGGCCTGGAACCGTCTCCGCCGCACAGAAGTGGGGTTACGAGCGGTTCTTGGCCTCGTGGCGGTGACCCTATTGACTGTGAGCATCCATGGGATGCTGCCCCCCCAACCAGAGCGGCCGGGCAACTTGGCAATCGATGCACGCTACGGTCTGCCGGCCGGCACTCTGCATTGGCACCTTCTTCGGGGATCCGAGTCCGAGGCGGCGGAATCGGAGGAAGGGCTTCCCCCCGGGCGAGTCGCCTGGTTCCACGCTGTGGAGCAATTTATCGCCGTCTGGCTTTTGATGGCCGGCCTTTTGGGAGTCGTTGCCCTCTATCTTTTCTTCCGGGAACGCCGTGTGCTGGTGAAACTGCATTCCCTCACCAGCGTGCTGGTTCTTTTGGTTGTGACTGTGACGCTGGCCCAATGGCTTGCCAGAGAGGTCCCTTACGCTGAGCTGATCCCCATGATCATATTTGGGCAGACGCTTGCCGTGGCCTATCACCGCGAGCTGGCCCTCCTCTTCGCTGGGGTCATGATCGTGGCGGTCGTACTTGGTACAGGAATGGAAGTGGGGGCCGTCTTGTTATGGGGCGCTGTTGTCGCCTGGGCAATCCTTCAGCTCGATTCCATTCGCACGCGGACCAAACTGCTTTACGTTAGCATGGGGGCGGCTGTGGTGGGGGTTGCTGTTCGGTTGCTGGTGGCCCTGCTGAATCGGGTGCCGGTCGATGCCGTGCTGTTGGCCGAGTTAGGCCGCCTGGCCCTCGCCTGCGTGGTCAGCGGGTTCCTTATGGAGGGGTTGCTCCCCTTCGTGGAACGCTTCTTCGGGGTGCTCACCGATATGTCGCTTCTGGAGCTAAGCGATCTGTCACACCCGCTTTTGCGCGAGCTGGCACGCCGGGCCCCCAGCACATACAACCACTCGATCAATGTAGGAGCACTGGCGGAGGCAGCCGCCGAGTCGATCGGTGCCCGCGGATTGCTTGTCCGGGTGGGAGCGTATTTCCACGACATCGGGAAGATGCTCAAGCCGGGATATTTCATCGAAAACCAGGCCGATGCCCCCAGCAAGCACGAGACCCTTGAACCAACCATGAGCAGCCTGGTCATCATCGCCCATGTGAAAGACGGGGCGGACCTTGCCCGCCAGCATCATCTTCCTGAGTTGATCATCGATTTTATCGAACAGCATCACGGAACAACGCTTGTGGAGTATTTCTACGAACGCGCCCGGGGAAAGCAGGAGAGTCAGCCGGAGGCACCCAAGGTGGATGAAAACAACTTCCGCTACCCGGGGCCGCGACCACAAACCAAAGAGGCAGCTGTTCTCATGCTGGCTGATGCTGTGGAAAGTGCCGTCCGCAGCCTGAAGGATCCCGCCCCATCACGCATTGAGGCGGTGGTGCGAGACATCGCCGAGAAGAAACTCCATGAGGGGCAGTTTGACGATACCAATCTGACGCTACGAGAGCTCCGCACCATTGAAGACAGCCTCATCAAGTCACTCGTAGCGATGTACCATGGGCGGATTAAGTATCCAGAGCGACGCACGGAAGACCGAAAGGAGACGGAACGTCGCTCGGAATCGGTGACCGCCCCACATCGGCAGCAGGCGACCGCGCGGGCAAACGGCAACAACAGCCCCAAGAACAGTGGCGGTGGCGACACCTCGAATGCTGCCGTCTCACCGGCAGGCGGTCAAACAGGTTCTCCATCGGAGAATGGCTGA
- a CDS encoding PhoH family protein: MSERSISIVNWETLAGVLGPCDQHARMIREVLGVRVTANNNKIYVSGEDAAVLQATEILERLQSLVRRNGSVAPEEVRRLLLEVQAGPIQEDVPPIEVFGGRRVYPRTPGQARYVSAIQKHDIVFCIGPAGTGKTYLAVAMAVAALREQRIRKVVLTRPAVEAGESLGYLPGDLQAKISPYLRPLMDALRDMVGYDVAARYAEEERIEVLPLAYMRGRTLNEAFMILDEAQNTTVAQMKMFLTRMGHQSKIVVSGDTTQIDLPPHTKSGLVDAWTRLRHIPGIAQVELTRADIVRHPLVQAIVDAYEGRSPRRGRNSEAGPEHRGAECSEISEPTSEQVPDA; the protein is encoded by the coding sequence ATGAGTGAGCGGTCCATCTCGATTGTCAACTGGGAGACGCTGGCCGGCGTTCTAGGACCTTGCGATCAGCACGCTCGGATGATTCGGGAGGTGCTGGGAGTCCGGGTAACGGCCAACAACAATAAGATCTATGTCAGCGGGGAAGACGCCGCGGTGCTCCAGGCCACTGAAATTTTGGAGCGACTGCAATCGCTCGTCCGCCGCAACGGGTCGGTAGCGCCTGAGGAAGTTCGCCGTCTGTTACTGGAGGTACAAGCAGGCCCGATTCAGGAAGATGTCCCGCCCATTGAGGTGTTCGGAGGACGGCGCGTTTATCCGCGCACGCCTGGTCAGGCCCGATATGTGTCGGCCATTCAGAAGCACGATATTGTCTTCTGCATCGGTCCGGCGGGGACAGGCAAGACTTACCTGGCGGTTGCGATGGCCGTGGCGGCCCTCCGCGAGCAGCGGATTCGCAAGGTTGTGCTTACTCGACCTGCCGTGGAGGCTGGGGAGAGCCTGGGATATTTGCCGGGCGATCTTCAGGCGAAGATTTCGCCGTACCTGCGACCGCTCATGGATGCGCTCCGGGACATGGTCGGGTACGACGTGGCCGCTCGTTACGCCGAGGAGGAACGCATCGAAGTGCTGCCCCTCGCCTACATGCGCGGTCGCACACTCAACGAGGCATTCATGATCCTTGACGAAGCCCAAAACACCACCGTTGCCCAGATGAAGATGTTCCTCACCCGGATGGGGCATCAATCCAAGATCGTTGTGTCGGGAGACACGACGCAGATCGATCTTCCTCCCCACACAAAAAGCGGGCTGGTGGATGCATGGACGAGACTTCGCCACATTCCGGGAATTGCACAGGTTGAATTGACCAGGGCAGACATTGTCCGGCATCCCCTCGTTCAGGCTATTGTCGATGCCTACGAAGGGCGATCACCGAGGCGGGGCCGGAATTCTGAAGCCGGTCCGGAACATAGGGGAGCGGAATGCTCAGAGATTTCCGAGCCCACGAGCGAACAGGTACCTGATGCGTAA
- a CDS encoding zinc ribbon domain-containing protein, which translates to MAFIEVYCPHGHRLKVREEYSGRTGACPVCGAKVKVPEKKQSLSEDEILKLLGEAPPPRPENPVAESGPEGPSPPAPARLPKKICEKCHREIIAATRICPYCHTYLGFKDLTV; encoded by the coding sequence ATGGCCTTTATTGAAGTCTATTGTCCTCACGGACATCGATTGAAGGTCCGCGAAGAATACAGCGGCCGAACAGGCGCCTGTCCTGTTTGTGGAGCCAAGGTCAAGGTTCCTGAGAAGAAACAGAGTCTCAGTGAAGATGAAATCTTGAAGCTCTTGGGAGAGGCTCCACCCCCTCGTCCGGAAAACCCTGTTGCCGAGTCCGGCCCCGAGGGGCCATCCCCACCAGCGCCTGCGCGGTTACCGAAGAAGATTTGCGAAAAGTGCCATCGCGAAATCATCGCCGCCACGCGAATTTGTCCTTACTGTCACACCTACCTGGGCTTTAAGGATTTGACCGTTTAA